One Helianthus annuus cultivar XRQ/B chromosome 12, HanXRQr2.0-SUNRISE, whole genome shotgun sequence genomic region harbors:
- the LOC110894515 gene encoding AP2/ERF and B3 domain-containing transcription factor RAV1 → MNGSSTDDQSTTTDTTSTVAAPVTMTPPIGSAGSVVLDQEAGLEAESRSKLPSSRYKGVVPQPNGRWGAQIYEKHQRVWLGTFNEEHEAAKAYDTAVQRFRGRDAVTNLKPLPADSEEASFELSFLNSHSKSEIVDMLRKHTYNDELEQSRRNNSLQKNPFKTGFGSGHKLVNAREQLFEKAVTPSDVGKLNRLVIPKQHAEKHFPLQIGNTSKGVLLHFEDIGMKVWRFRYSYWNSSQSYVLTKGWSRFVKEKNLKAGDIVSFQRSTGPDKQLYIDWKTKNESGNANPQPIQPVQPVQMFRLFGVDIFRGDDNSSSTNNNNNNARLDNICNGKRNNMDMLLGIGNCKKQRIIHPL, encoded by the coding sequence ATGAATGGAAGCTCCACAGATGATCAAAGCACAACTACTGATACAACCTCGACAGTTGCGGCCCCGGTGACGATGACACCACCAATCGGAAGCGCTGGAAGCGTGGTTCTCGACCAAGAAGCCGGTTTAGAAGCCGAGTCAAGGTCTAAGTTGCCTTCATCAAGGTACAAAGGTGTTGTCCCACAGCCTAATGGTCGTTGGGGAGCTCAGATTTACGAGAAACACCAGCGCGTGTGGCTCGGGACGTTTAACGAAGAACACGAAGCTGCGAAAGCATATGATACGGCCGTGCAAAGGTTCCGTGGCCGTGATGCGGTCACCAACCTCAAACCGCTTCCTGCGGACAGCGAAGAAGCGAGTTTCGAATTGAGTTTCTTGAATTCTCATTCTAAATCTGAGATTGTTGATATGTTGAGGAAACACACATACAATGACGAGCTAGAGCAAAGTAGAAGAAACAACAGCTTACAGAAAAACCCTTTCAAAACCGGGTTTGGATCGGGTCACAAGTTGGTCAACGCTCGTGAACAATTGTTCGAAAAGGCGGTTACCCCTAGCGACGTCGGAAAGCTGAACCGGCTTGTGATACCGAAGCAACATGCCGAGAAGCACTTCCCTTTGCAAATTGGAAACACTTCAAAAGGAGTTCTTTTGCATTTTGAAGATATTGGGATGAAAGTTTGGAGATTTCGTTATTCATATTGGAATAGTAGTCAAAGCTATGTTTTAACCAAAGGTTGGAGCCGGTTTGTCAAGGAAAAGAATTTAAAAGCCGGTGACATTGTTAGTTTTCAAAGATCTACCGGTCCAGACAAGCAGCTTTACATCGATTGGAAGACGAAAAACGAGTCAGGTAACGCGAATCCACAACCGATCCAACCGGTTCAACCAGTACAGATGTTTAGGTTGTTTGGAGTTGACATATTCCGCGGTGATGATAATAGTAGTagtactaataataataataataatgcccGTCTTGATAACATTTGCAATGGGAAGAGAAATAACATGGATATGTTGTTGGGGATAGGGAATTGTAAGAAACAAAGAATTATCCACCCTTTGTAA